GGACCGCCATTTTTCAATTAAATAGTTTTGTTACTGTAAAGTACATAAGACTGGCTCGGTAGCTCAGTCGGTAGAGCAACGGACTGAAAATCCGTGTGTCGGCGGTTCGATTCCGTCCCGAGCCACCATGTTTTGTGCAGGCCTAGCTCAATTGGTAGAGCAACTGACTTGTAATCAGTAGGTTGGGGGTTCAAGTCCTCTGGCCTGCATACTTTCTCAAAACGTGGAGGGGTAGCGAAGTTGGCCAAACGCGGCGGACTGTAAATCCGCTCCCTCTGGGTTCGCAGGTTCGAGTCCTGCCCCCTCCACCATTTAAATTACTACAGTAAGTAGGGGTATAGTTCAAAGGTAGAACAGCGGTCTCCAAAACCGCCGATGTGGGTTCGATTCCTACTACCCCTGCCAATTTCATTTTATGGCGGATGTGGCGAAGTGGTTAACGCACCGGATTGTGGCTCCGGCATTCGTGGGTTCGATCCCCATCATTCGCCCCATAAAACATTGGCCCATAGCCAAGCGGTAAGGCAACGGTTTTTGGTACCGTCATGCGCTGGTTCGAATCCAGCTGGGCCAGCCAAGAAGTTTCGCGGAAGTAGTTCAGTGGTAGAACACCACCTTGCCAAGGTGGGGGTCGCGGGTTCGAATCCCGTCTTCCGCTCCATTTTTATTTGGCGGCATAGCCAAGTGGTAAGGCAGAGGACTGCAACTCCTTTACCACCGGTTCGAATCCGGTTGCCGCCTCCATTTATATGCCGGTGTGGCGGAATTGGCAGACGCGCACGACTCAAAATCGTGTTCCTCACGGAGTGTCGGTTCGAACCCGACCACCGGTACTGGAAAGTCTGAAATAGAATATTGAACATATTTTGAATCGCTGAGAAGAGCGATTTTTTTTATGTCTTTTTTTAGTATCTTCTTATGTAGAAATTTGAAGTTGAGAGGGTGTTTCCGCTAGCGATAGATGGGTGTAAGGTGGTTGGGGAAATTATTCGCTTTCCACGGCGAGCTGGGAGGTCTCCTCAATCGGTACGCGCTTTCCTGGGTCTCCCTTATGCTCATTGGGAGTAACGGAAACATGCCATATTCATTAATCCTGTAACAGTCGCCGCCCTATGGTGTTGGACTGTTTGTAGAACAAAAACACTCCTTTCACTGATGAAATGGAGCGGCCTCTTCCAATTCGAATATCTCAAACCTCGAGTATTCCATATGAGGGTCTTTAGTTGAAGAAGAAGGAGCATTTTCCGACAGGGAACTTGCTCTTTTTTTGTAGTCGAAATTGGATGCGTTTTTGCACTTGAAATTGTATGTTTTCGACGGGGAATATGATTTGCATTCTATTCTACAAATAGCACTGATAAACAAAGGTATAACCACAAAAAAAATGAGCATCAAATTGCTATGCAATTCAACGCTCATTTTATCTTGGTATCTTCACGATGCTCTCAGTTGTTTCTTTTGCTGTTGTTTCCGTCTGTACCATTTCGCTAGCATTCCGTGTTTTGGACTTAGGAAGAAAGCGAGAGTAAAGAGCACTCCTGTTGCAGTGGCCATGGCTCCTGATATCGATACATCTACAAAAAGAGCGAAGGTGTATCCTAGTAAGGAGGAGAGTGCGCCGATAAGAGCACTTAAGGCGATCATACCACCGAAGGAATCAGTGAGAAGGTATGAAGTTGCTCCTGGTACGATTAACATAGCTACAACAAGGATAGCTCCCACGCTATCGAATGAGGCCACGGTAGAGAAGGATACCATCGACATTAATACATAATGAATAGCGACCACTGGCACTCCTATTGATATAGCTAACTGAGGATCAAAGGTGCTAATTTTAAATTCCTTATAAAATAGTAAGATGATGGATAGGTTTAAGATAAACACGAAGCCTAATAGCCATACTGCAGTGGGGCCTAAGTTTATCCCGTTCCATGTCCATGTATCCCATGGGACAAATGCAATTTCTCCCATTAAGGCGTGTTCAACGTCTAGGTGTACACTATCTCCTATAAAGGAGATCAAGACGACGCCGAGTGCGAAGAGAGAAGTGAACACGACCCCGATTGCAGCATCGGATTGAACTCCGCTTGAATCGAGGAGTTGCACCATTAAAGCGGTTAGTATGCCTACTATGGCTGCTCCGATTAGCATGGGAACTCCATTTAGAGAATGGGTCACGAGAAATGCTCCTACAATCCCGAGGAGAACGGTATGACTGATGGCGTCTGCAAGCATCGACATTTTTCTAAGAACGAGTAAAGCTCCTGTCATACCACAAGTGATACCTACCAAGACTCCTGTTGTAATAATCCATAAACTATACGTCATGTTTGTCTCACCGCCTTTATTATAACTCCTTTACTGGCGCCAAATAATAAGGATAGGACAAAGATGAAAGAGGCACATAGGACAATGAGGGGACCTGTAGGAAGCCCTTCACCTGCTGTGCTGATTAACGTTCCGGTTACTCCTGATACGGCACCGAATAGACCTGCAATGACGCCCATCTTTCCTAAACGATCTGTCCAGTAACGGGCAGCGAGTGGGGGAGTAATTAGCAGTGCCGCTATCAGTACCACTCCAACCATTTGAATTCCGACAACCACTACACCTACTACTAGGGCCATTAGAACGAAATTAAACACGCTAACCG
The nucleotide sequence above comes from Pontibacillus chungwhensis. Encoded proteins:
- a CDS encoding metal ABC transporter permease, with translation MTYSLWIITTGVLVGITCGMTGALLVLRKMSMLADAISHTVLLGIVGAFLVTHSLNGVPMLIGAAIVGILTALMVQLLDSSGVQSDAAIGVVFTSLFALGVVLISFIGDSVHLDVEHALMGEIAFVPWDTWTWNGINLGPTAVWLLGFVFILNLSIILLFYKEFKISTFDPQLAISIGVPVVAIHYVLMSMVSFSTVASFDSVGAILVVAMLIVPGATSYLLTDSFGGMIALSALIGALSSLLGYTFALFVDVSISGAMATATGVLFTLAFFLSPKHGMLAKWYRRKQQQKKQLRAS